Genomic window (Xenopus laevis strain J_2021 chromosome 3S, Xenopus_laevis_v10.1, whole genome shotgun sequence):
cttttagtatgcaatagaatggctatttctgaGGAACGTTCCAATTGTTCGTTATTTCTAAGGAACGTTCCAATTGGTTGTTATTTCTAAGGAACGTTCCAATTGGTTGTTATTTCTAAGGAACGTTCCAATTGGTCGTTATTTCTAAGGAACGTTCCAATTGGTCGTTATTTCTAAGGAACGTTCCAATTGGTCGTTATGTCTAAGGAACGTTCCAGTTGGTAGTTATGTCTAAGGAACGTTCCAATTGGTTGTTATTTCTAAGGAACGTTCCAATTGGTTGTTATTTCTAAGGAACGTTCCAGTTGGTCGTTATTTCTAAGGAACGTTCCAATTGGTCGTTATGTCTAAGGAACGTTCCAATTGGTCGTTATGTCTAAGGAACGTtccaattggtcattatttataaGGAACGTTCCAATTGGTCGTTATTTCTAAGGAACCTTCCAATTGGTCGTTATTTCTAAGGAACATTCCAATTGGCCGTTATTTCTAAGGAGCGTTACAATTGGTCATTGTTTCTAAGGATTAGGACTCtcacaaccagatggctgaaactacaaactggagagctgctgaataaaaagctaaataagtcaaaaaccacaaataataaaaaacgaaaaccaattgcaaattgtctcagaatatccctctctacatcctactaacagtaaATTAAAAGGTGGACGACCCCTTTAAAGCTGAATGAGTTTATGATTGGTTAAGCCAATGCAGATACTTAATATCAACAGAGCCAGTGTAGGAAATACATTGTTATTGATACAATGAGTCTGTtcagcttctgctacattgtttctgaagtctgaaccagcagagcagagaacagaaagggccAGACGCTGTTTTTAACAGCAATTCTATTATAATCCGCTCACACTGAAACCAGTAAAAATCCGGGATGAGTGGATGTTGCTCCTGGATATTTTTTTGGGCAGGATTTGCCCCTTCCAGGGGCTTCTCTTTCCTCCCCTCACATGTCTGTTTCCCGGCAGGTGCCTGCGCTATTCCCTATACAGTAAGAGAAGATGATCGGGTTTTACAAGCCGAAGACTTACCGGAGCCCGAGGGGCTGTTGTATCTGCAAAACCAAATCCTCCAGCTCCCGATTCACTGACAGCCGGCGATACGAGGGCGACTTTCCGAGCTGTTTTGGGTAAGACCCTTCTGACACCCTAATCAATGGGCAGCATTAAGGctttaaaactacaactcccaacatcccacTGGATACTGGGAGTAATAGTTCAGTAACTGGAGTAAAACCCTGACTCTGCTTCTTGTGCTCTTAGGATTCGGGAAAGCCGCTCAGGGGATATCTGTAATGCCTGTGTCCTGCTGGTGAAAAGATGGAAGAAACTTCCCACTGGGACCAAAAAGAACTGGAATCATGTGAGTGTTACATTAACATTGGAAATATTCTATATATGgggtttcccttagacagtacagtatgagggtatagcttattgtgtgcccagaacattccttctctgtatatttgtatttatacatatgggaggaggaggtgccatattgattcccttagacagtacagtatgagggtatagcttattgtgtgcccagaacattccttctctgtatatttgtatttatacatatgggaggaggaggtgccatattgattcccttagacagtacagtatgagggtatagcttattgtgtgcccagaacattccttctctgtatatttgtatttatacatatgggaggagggaggtgccatattgattcccttagacagtacagtatgagggtatagcttattgtgtgcccagaacattccttctctgtatatttgtatttatacatatgggaggaggaggtgccatattgattcccttagacagtacagtatgagggtatagcttattgtgtgcccagaacattccttctctgtatatttgtatttatacatatgggaggagggaggtgccatattgattcccttagacagtacagtatgagggtatagcttattgtgtgcccagaacattccttctctgtttacaagaatagccagttctgcatCAAATCCGCACAAATCAAAGCCCCACAACCTGGTCCATCACCCTCAGGTTCCCGATAATCAAATGATGATCCTAATCGTGGCACCCACTCATGGGTCCGAGGAATTTACTTCACTAACTAAAGCTAAATAAGTCTCAGATCAGAAATATATGTTGTAAAtcataaaattaaattagaaaatacCCGAAACttcccgaatttttttttttttttacatttgaaggtaCAGATTGACTTACAATGGAAGTTCTTTTTCCTGTGCCTATAGAACGTCTGTTAATATCATTCCCCGCGCACCCCAATAACCCGGCCTATATATCCTATAAAGTGGCACTTGGGTACCCCCTAATATCACTGAGCAGCTGCTGATTCTCACCGTTTCTATTCACAGGTTGTGGATGCCAGGGGAGGGCCCAACCTTAAAGCAATGAGGATACGTCCCAAAAAGATCCGACCCTTTGCCTCGCGGAGACTTCAAAACAAGTCGGGGGCGGAGCTGAAGAGCGGTCTATGTAAGTAGCCCCTCCCCCATTGCCCTTTAAATCATTAGTCGTGTTGCAGATGGTCTGGTGTTTACCCATGTGACTCTTCATGTCTCATGCAGATACTGGAGCCCACAGCAGTGCATCTAGTGGCTCCCCAGAGCATTCCTCGTCGTGCAGCAATCACTCCGATACTGACACCGACACTGAACTCGGGTCTGCACCCAGCACCGACTCCGCCTTCTCTTTCCTAGACCCCACCTACTGGAAAAGGTGAGTTTTGGGGCTGGAAGGAACTCGGACCCCAGTTCTAGCAATGTATTACACCTGATGGCCACTAGAGGGCACCCTTTAGCAgctttcttatttaaaggggaaataaaacctCACTTCTCATTCTAGGCAGAAGGTTTGCTGTGGGATTATTTATGAAGGTCGCTATGGGGAGTTGCTCATAGACACCCGGCAGTTCAAGCCCTGCTGCACCTCTAAGAAGCCACAGACCCAACAAACCGAGCCGGTCGACTCCCAGCAACTTAGACCAACATAAAGGAGAATTTgtattgttggggggggggctcagGCTTTGGCCCATCTGCCAAAGAACTTGctgcaatttactttttttttttaaaaaacaaaaaccttccccccccctgttgatgccatttttttactgtatgtaaatatataatatttttaatgtattgtgACTCCCGGCCTATGCTCTTGccctcctcccctcccccccGCTCCAAAGGGCTGCAAGACTTTGTGCATGGTAGggggataggttttttttttttcttccttatatTATAGATGAGGGGACTCGTGTATATAACTATTTGCcagtatttttatattgtatttgtataataccactatttttatttgcaaatgatgTCTATGCATTTGTAGGCAGTATTTTTGTGCCTGTAAATATGAGATTTCCCTTGTACCCCAATTCCTTCATCCCTGTTCATTAACTATGCAATAACCCAGCCGCCAGCAGGGGGCAGAAGAGAGTGTGAGGGTTTTAGCTATTGGGGAACTACTGTGATTAATTCCTTCCTCCCATCAAATactgttaagggcagagacacacgctgctatttcggggtAATAGTCGCCCAGCAGAAAATTgcttcttcgtgcgactaatctccccaaactgagagaagaagagatttgtcgctggcagGAAGgcggtttggggagattggtcgcccaaaTAAGAAGAATCGTtttgactaatctcccgaaatagcagcgtgtctctgccctaaaggggttgtgGCGTTTTAAGGGGGAAGTTCATCCATAActtgatgatgtagagagtgatattcggagccaatttgcaattcgttttttttttttggatttgcgGTTATTTAATTGTTCGGCTTTTTGTTCCACCGCTCTCGAGTTTGCAATTTTACCTGtgatgtggttgctagggtccaatttaacctagcaatgGTTTGgaagagagacaggaatataaaaagtagggatgcaccgaatccaggattcagtgagggattcgacctttttcagcaggattcggctgaatccttctgcccaactgtactgattctaatttgcatatgctaattagggccGGATAggtaaatcgcatgactttttgtcacaaaacaagtaagtaagaattgtttcccccttcccacccctaatttgaatatgcaaattagtatttggttcggTTCTTTCGCAGAGGATTCAGGGGATTTgctcaaatccaaaatagtgaattcggtgcatccccaataaAGAGTAAAAATAAAGTTGTATCCTCATGGagcaataggcttttttttttgttttgttttggctccttccatttgaaagctgggaagacgaatgcaaatagtttaaaaaagaaaaaattgaagaccaattgaaaagctgctaagaataaTTGGTTCTTTAACATGAGACAAATTGctctttaattgtttttttttttttttttttttttttttgaggctgcCAACCggtatttggttgctagggtacagtaAACCATAACAACCAGCCCATTGTGTCAATGAGACACTGGGAGATGAATTAGAACAATGATAATTAAGGCTCACAAcatctgctggggtcagtgaccccttcccAGGACATTCTAACACATTCTCCTCCCCCTTTATCATTTGGAAAAAGATAAAGGGGGAGGAA
Coding sequences:
- the sinhcaf.S gene encoding SIN3-HDAC complex-associated factor, encoding MIGFYKPKTYRSPRGCCICKTKSSSSRFTDSRRYEGDFPSCFGIRESRSGDICNACVLLVKRWKKLPTGTKKNWNHVVDARGGPNLKAMRIRPKKIRPFASRRLQNKSGAELKSGLYTGAHSSASSGSPEHSSSCSNHSDTDTDTELGSAPSTDSAFSFLDPTYWKRQKVCCGIIYEGRYGELLIDTRQFKPCCTSKKPQTQQTEPVDSQQLRPT